The genomic DNA GAGCTCGAGTCCCTCGAAGAGCTCGGATTTCGGGCGCGTCCCGGCGAGGGGCGTGAAGTACTCCAGCAGCGTTCCGCGCTCGGACGCCACGCCGAAGCCCTGGCTCTTGTGCTGACTGCGACTCTCCGCCGCGACTTCACCCCACGAGCGCCCCAGGAGCGGCTCGTAACCGCCGACATCGGCCTTGAGGTAGGCGGACATGTCGGCATCCGGCTTCAGGTTCCAGGTCGAGACGTTGTTCAGCAACCGATCGGCCTTCCACGGCTTCAGCGCCCCGAGCTGTTCGGGGAAGCGCGAGGGATCCGCCGCGGCGGCGAAGGCCTCCTCGGCCAGGATCGCCGAGGCGGTGTGGTGCCCGTGATTCGGAGGCTTCGTGGTGAAGCGTGTCACGATCACATCCGGCTGGAAGCGGCGGATGGCGAGCACGACGTCGGCCAGCACCGCGTCATGTCCCCAGATGCGCAACGTCTCGTCGGCGCTCTTCGAGAAGCCAAAGTCCCTCGCCCGGGTGAACATCTGCTCGGCGCCATCGACGCGGCGCGCCGCGAGAAGCTCGTGCGTGCGGATGAGCCCGAGCAGCTCGTCCTGCTCGGTTCCGATGAGGTTCTGCCCACCGTCTCCGCGCGTCATCGAGAGGTAACCCGCGCGCAGGCCCCGTCCACCGGCCAGCCACGCGAGCAGCCGCGTGTTCTCGTCGTCGGGATGGGCCGCCACGTAGAGCACGCTGCCGGTCATCCCGAGGCGCCGGATGCCGAGGGCGAGCTCACCCGCATGGGGTTGCCGGGGAGTCTGCCCGAGTGCCACCGAAGAGAATCCAAGGCTCATGGCCACTGCCATTCCGAAGACGACCAGGGTCCGCATCGGCGCGGACCCTAACAGGATCGGATCCGCTCGGGTGCGAAGACTCCCGAGGTCGCTCCCGTGCGCCAGAGTTGCTATCACCGTGCTCGTGGCCTCTTCGTTCTCCGCATCCTGGCTGCGCGGTGATCCGCGCGCACTCGAGTTCCTCCCCGACCATTTCCGGCACCGGGCCGCCCGCGCCGAGGCCGTGAGCGCCGCGGCTTCGCGCACCGTCGCCCCCGCGCTCCACGCGGCACTGGTGGCCCGTCAATCGCGCCTCGCGCCAAGTCCCTCCCGTGAGCGGAATCTGGAGCTGCTCGCTCGTCCTGGCACGACGGTCGTGGTGACCGGGCAGCAGGTCGGGTTGTTCCTCGGGCCGCTCTTCACGATCTACAAGGCCGCCTCCGCGATCGTCGCGGCCCGCGCGCTCGCCGAGGAGACGGGCCGGCCCTGCGTTCCCGTCTTCTGGTTGCAGACCGAGGACCACGACCTGCCGGAGATCGATCACACCTTCATTCCCAGCGCCGCTGGAGCGCTCCTGCGCGTGGCGCTCGACGTGCCCGATGCGGCCCAGTCGCGCACCCCGGTCGCCCATCGCCGTCTCGGAGCGAGCGTCACCGGCGCGCTCGCCACGCTGCGCGCCGAGCTGGGCGGTCAGTCCCACGCGGACGAGCACCTGGCGCTGCTCGAGCGCGCCTATCACCCCGAGGCGGCGATGGCGGACGCCTTCGCCGAGGTTCTCTCCACCCTCTTCGCGGACGAGGGGCTCGTGTTCCTCGACCCGCGCGACCCGCGCCTCGCCCCTCTCTCCGCGCCGCTCCACCGCCGAGCCATCGAGGAGGCCACGGCCATCGCCAGCGGGCTCGCCGAGCGGGGTGGTGCGCTTGGCGCGGCGGGTTTCTCCGAGCAGGTCCACATCCGCCCAGGCTCGCCCCTCGGCTTCTTCTCGCCCGACGGTCTGGAGGGCGCCCGCTACCGCCTCGATCCCGCCTCCACCCCGGGTACCTGGAGCCTCGTGGGCCACCCGGAGGGCGCCTCCGTGACGACGCCCCAACTCCTCTCCTGGCTCGAGCGCGAGCCGCTGCGCTTCACGACCTCGGCCCTCCTGCGCCCGCTCCTCCAGGACACCTGGCTGCCCACGGCGGCCTACGTCGGCGGGCCGGGAGAGATCGCTTATTTCGCGCAGCTCGCGCCTCTCTACGCGCACCTCGGGCTGCCCATGCCGCTCGTTGTTCCTCGCGCCCGGTTCCGCGTCATCGACGATCGCGTGCGCCGCCTGCTCGACAGACTCGGCCTTGCTCCGGAGGACGCGGCCGCCCCGCGGGACGCGCTGCTGGCCCGCATCGCCGCCCGTGACACCGGGCAGGACTTCGAGCCGCCCGAGGCCATCGAGGCCCGCCTCGTGAGCGCCTTCGCCTCGGAACTCGCCCGCCTCGGCGAGCGCACGGCTTCCTTCGAACCGGGTTTCGCCCGGGCCCTCTCCCGCACCGACAAGACCGTTCGCGGAGGCATCTCCCGCCTCGTGGCCCGGTACGGCCGCGCCATCGCCCAGCGCGATCAAGTGACTCTCGAGCGAGTGGACCGCCTCCGGGCCTATCTCTCTCCGGATGGGGCGCCGCAGGAGCGCATCCACGGACTGCCCTACTACGCGTGCCGCTTCGGGAGCCAGGCCTTCACGCGCCGTGTCCTCGATGCCTGCGTGCCCTTCCTCGGCGACTTGAAGGACTTGAAACCATGAGCACGAGCGAATCCGCCTACGGCCTGGAGGTCCTCGCCTTCGGGCCCCACCCCGACGATGTCGAGCTCTTCTGCGGTGGACTCCTGGCCCGCATGGCGGGTCTGGGTCACCGCACCGGCATCGTGGACCTGACGCGCGGGGAGAAGAGTTCACGTGGCACTCCCGAGACACGCGCCGCCGAGACCGACGCGGCCTCCCGTGTGCTGGGGCTCACCCTTCGTGAGAACCTGGGACTGCCCGATGGATGGCTCGACCCCTGGGCCGGCTTCGAGGCGCCCGAGACCGAACGCACGCGGAGCGCTCCCGTCGCGCGAGTGGTCGAGGTGCTGCGCCGCCTGCGTCCCGAGCTCGTCCTCGTCCCGTGGCAACACGAGCGCCACCCGGACCACGAGGCCACCAGCGCGCTGGTGACACGCGCGCTGTTCTTCGCCTCGGTTCGCAAGTTCGAGACCGAGCCTCCCAGCGCCTCCTTCACGCCGAGGCAGGTCCTCTACTACCCCATGCGCCACCTGGCCGAGCCGAGCTTCGTCGTCGACGTGACGGCGGCCCACGAGCGGAAGATGGCGGCCATCCGCTGTTACGCGAGTCAGGTGGAGGCCCGGGTGGACGGTCCCCAGACGCTGGTCGGCTCGCCCCTGTCGCTCACCTCGCTCGAGGCCCGTGACCGCTTCTACGGCGCCCGCATCGGTGTCTCCCACGGCGAGCCCTACGTCCTGCGCGAGACCTTGGGGCTGATCGATCCGGTGGAGCATTTTCGCCGGAATTCCTTCGCGCGGCCCCTGTTCTTTCCCGAACCCCGATGAGCGACCGTCTCAACCTGGCCATCACCTGCTTTCCCACCTTTGGAGGCAGCGGCATGGTCGCGACCGAGATTGGTCTGGCGATGGCGGACAGGGGCCACCGCGTCCACTTCATCGCGCGAGACCTTCCGGTACGTCTTCACGGGATGACCCGGAAGGTCGTCTTCCACGAGGTCGCCGAGAGCGACTACCCGGCGCTGGCCCACTCGGGGACGTACCCGCTCGCGCTCGCTTCCAAGATGATCGAGGTCGCCAGCTACGAGCCCCTGGACATCCTGCACGTCCACTACGCCGTGCCTCATGCCACGGCCGCCTGGATGGCTCGGGAGGTGCTGGGGGACAAGGCGCCGCGCATCGTGACGACGCTCCACGGCACCGACACCACGCTCGTCGGTATCGACCCGACCTACCTGCCCATCACGCGCTTCTCCATCCTGCGCAGTGACGCGGTCACCACCCCCTCGGCGTTCCTCCGGCGCGCCACCTGGGAGGGGTTCGGCATCCCCCCGGAGACCTTCCCCATCGACGTCATCCCCAACTTCGTCGACACGGATTGCTACGCGCCCATCCGCGACCGGGCCCACCTGCGCCAGCTCTTCTCCGACCTGGGAGACGACGAGCCCGTACTCCTCCACGTCTCGAACTTCCGGCCGGTCAAGCGCATCGGCGACGTGGTGTCCGTCTTCGCCGGAGTCCACCGGGAGCGCCCGTGCCGGCTGGTGATGATCGGAGATGGCCCCGAGCGCTCACCCGCCGAGCGCAGGGTGCGGGAGCTCGGCCTCGAGGATCGCGTGGCCTTCCTGGGCAAGCAGGAGCGCTTCGTCGAGCTGCTCGCCGCGGCCGATGTCTTCCTCCTGCCGAGTGAACAGGAGAGCTTCGGCCTCGCGGCGCTCGAGGCGCTGAGCTGTGGCATTCCGGTGGTCGCGAGCGACGTCGGAGGCATCCCCGAGCAGATCGAACATGGGGTGTGGGGCTACCTGGCACCGGTGGGGGATGTGGAGGCCATGGCCCGTCATGTCCTCTCGCTCGTCCGTGACCCCGAGCGCTGGCGCCTCTTCTCGCGCAACGCCCGTCAGCACGTCCTCGAGCGCTTCCAGCTCGCGCCGGCCATCGACCGCTACGAGGCCATCTACCGCCGCCTCCTCGCGGGAACCTCCCCACGCTGAAGGAGGGGAGGCCCGCTGGTCCGGGACGGGACTACTTCTTGCCCTTCCAGTCCACGAGCGCCTTGGCGACCGCGTCCTTGAAGAAGAAGTTCTCGTCCTTCTGACCCAGGTCCCACGCCGTCTGCGCGAACTTGCGGGCCTCGGCGTACTTGCCCGCGCGGGCCAGGATGTCGGCCTTGATCCAGTTGTTGTACCAGTGCGACTGGATGGCGAGCGAGTTGTCCAGGTACTTCAGCGCCGTGGGGTAGTCCTTCGACGTATCGGCCACGTAGCGCCCGGCGTTGGCCAGCGAGCGCCATGAGCCGTTCACCGCGGCCTTGATGTTCTCCTGCGCCTGCGCGGCCGTGTGGGCCTGGATGGGCACCGAGACGCGCAGCTTCTCCCACTCCAGATCCAACGACGTCTGATCATCGGTCGTGTTGGAGAAGAGGAACGTCAGGCGCTCGCGGTGGGGAATCTCGGAGGTCGTCGCGGAGACGCGCACGACATCTTCCTTGGCGTCATAGGGCTTGCCGCCACTGAACAGGCCGAGATCCTTGTTCAGCGCGACCGTCCAGCCCTTGTCCGAGGGGACGGAGACAATCGAATAGGTGCCCGCCGGGACCGGCTTGCCACCGAAGGTCACGTCCCGCTTGAAGGTGATCCTCGTGGCCTGGTTGGCGCCGGTCCGCCACACCTGTTCCCAGGGCACCAGGCCTCCCCAGATCTTCCGTCCCTTGACCGCGGGGCTCGAATAGTCGACCGAGATCTCGGTCAACCCGACCACCTGCATCACCTTCGCCGCCGGGCTCGGCGCGGGCAGCTCGAGCTGCGCCAAGGCGGGTGAAGTGGTGAGGGCCACGAGCACGGCGACTGTACACCCCAGAAACTTCTTCATCGTCCTCACGTCGTCCTTTCCCTCCAGAGAGGAGGAGAGCGGCCGGACTCTATCGCGCGTAACACCTTCGAGGTGTGGTGGACTGGGGCCCCATGAGCTCTTCTTCCGATCAGGAAGTCCTTGTACGGGTGCGCGGCCTGGCGCGGTTGTTGGACACGTCCATCCGGCTGCCAGGAGGCTTCCGCATCGGGTGGGACGCCGTGCTTGGCCTCGTTCCTGGCGTGGGTGACGGGGCGGGTGCTCTGCTGTCCGCCTATATCGTCCTGCAGGCGGTGCGCCTGGGCGCCTCGCGCGAGGTCCTGACGCGCATGGTGGGCAACGTGGCGCTCGAGGCACTGGTGGGCGCGATGCCCGTGCTCGGTGACGTCTTCGACGCGGCTTTCAAGGCCAACGTGCGCAATGTGCATCTTCTCGAGGCGCACCTGGCCGCTCCCAGCTCCACCCGCCGCGCCAGCCGTGCGTGGGTCGTCGGGGTCGTGGTGGTGCTCCTGGCGTTGTTCTCTCTGGCGATGGTGCTCGCCATACTGGCCGTGCGCGCGCTCCTCTCCGTCGGTGGTTCGGACTGAGCCTTCACTTCTCCCCAAATGCCTGAAATCACATGGCGATTCCGCCTGGGCTCCGGGGGAAAAAAGGCCGAAAGTAAAGATGGCAAGCCGATCACGGACGGCGTGTTTCCCGAGTCGAAGGAGTTCCTCGCCGGGTACTGGATCGTGGACGTCGAGAGCCCCGAGCGCGCCTACGAGATCGCCGCGCAGGCCTCCGCTGCTCCTGGCCCCGGCGGCGTGCCCCTCAACATGGCGATCGAGGTGCGGCAAGTGATGAGCGGGCCTCCTCCCGAACTGCTCTGATGCCCCCGGTACTGGACACCCACACCCAGCCCGCTACCGCGTCAACTCCGCCTGGCTTGTCCTCGGTGGCGCCACGGCGGGCTTGCTCCATCTCGTCTGAATCGGGGCCCCTCTCAGGTGCTCGCGTCAGCCGTACAGCTCGCTCAGGGGTCCGGGAGTGATGCGCGCGGTCCCCTCCTGCCCGAAGGTGTCGAAGCTCGAGTCCCCGAAGGCGTGGCCCAGGGAGTTGAAGAGGTTGGACACCTGCCGGTTGCTGGCCTTGCCCTCCTCGGGAAAGACGACCGTCCGGCCGTCGGTCTTGAGCCCGAGCGCATTGCCGCCGACGAGCAGCATCGGCCACTCCCGCGCCGTGGAGTGGTGCTGCTCGCCGTTGTCGGACATGAAGACGATGGCCGTGTGGTCCAGCATGGACCCGCTGGCGCCGACCTCCGGCGTGGCCTCCAGGGTCCGCGCGAGCCTGGCGACGAGCTCGACGTGCCTGCGGGTCACCGCGGCGATGGCGTTCCAGTTCCCGCCCGCGTCGATGCCGTGCTGCAGGTTGTGCCGCGCCTCCCCGGCGATGCTGGAGGGATAGCTCACGTCGAAGCCCGAGGTTCCCGAGGCGAGGACCACGAGGTGGGTGAGTCCTCCCAGCAGGCTCGCGGTGGCGATCTGGAACTGTGCCTCGATCCAGGCGAGCGAGTCCGGAGGGTTCGAGGGGTCGCGCAGGAGCGGGTTCTCCGCGGGCGGCGGCGGCAGCAGCGGCCGCACCTGATCGGCCATGGAGCGCAGCACGTCCTCGCGCGAGCGCAGGGACTCGAGCGAGGTGAGATAGCGCTCGAGCTTCAGGCGCTCGTTGGAGTTGCCGCGGAAGGTGGCCAGGGCGGCTTTGACATCGTCGCGGGCGAAGTCGAAGAGCTGGCCGCGATCCCGGCCCGTCGCCGCACCGCCGATCAGCGAGCCGAAGGTGCTGTCATACGCCAGCGCGGGGTTGACCAGGATCCCGGCCGGCTTGCGCGGGCCATGGCTGCACGTCTCGTACACGATGGAGACGCGCGCCGAGCTGGTTCCCAGGCGCAGGGCATCGAAGGGGGCGTTGCGCTTGAGCCGCGGAGCGAGCACCGCGTCGAGGGTGGCCCCCGCCCCGTGGACCGCGCAGGAGAGCGCGCCCGTGCCGCTGGAGTGCCCGCCGCCGGCTATCGTGCTCGACAGGCCCAGTACCACCGCGGAGCGCTGCTCGAGCGAGCTGTTGCCCGCGGAGGCCGCGAGCGGACCCAGGCAGAGCGCCGACGAGAGTGCGTCTCCCTGGAGGACGAGCGGTTTGGCTGGGTAGACGTGCGAGAAGAGGTGGCGCGAGCCGATGGCCGCCGCGCCGAGCGCGTTCCGGGCCCGGGTCGTCAGGAACGCCTGCGGATAGATGCCGTTGCACTCGAGGACGAGGACCAGGCGCGAGGGTGTCACCGCCCGCGCGAAGGCCTCCTTCATGAAGGGGGCGAAGAGGCCCGCGCCCAGGCCCCGCAGCAGCGTACGTCGTTTCATCATGGTCACTCCGCCTCTCCGGGCACGCGCCGCGTCTTCCACGTCTCGCTCTTCATCAACGCACCCACCATGGACAGGAAGGATCCGTTGTTCGCGTCATACGCCTGCTCCATCTGCGTGAGCGTGCAGGCATCGGTCTGGTTCTCGGGGCGGCCCACGTAGTAGCGGAAGGCCTGGCGCACGAAGCAGCGCTTCACGTGCCGCGAGCCGGCCAGCTTCTCGCTCAGCTCCACGGCATCGCGCACCGGTCCGTTGAGCGCCGGGTCGGGCATCCCGGTGAGGACCGAGGTCCCATCCGGCGGGCTCCAGCCGCCGTCCGGCGCGTGATCCCGCCGCCGGAGGTAGCCGGCGTGGTTGTAGGTCTCGAAGGGGAGGCCGAGCGGGTTCATCAGCACGTGGCAGCCCTGGCAGGCCGTGCTCGCCGTGGCCTCCTCGAGGCGGCGGCGCGCGTTCTTGTCCGGGGCGTGCGGACCAACCTGGGCCACGACCTTGACCGAGCTGAGCGGCGGCACCCAATCGCAGAGCAGGTTCTCGCGGATCCACTTGCCGCGGTGGACGGCGGAGGGGTCGTCCTCGAAGTTGCCTCCATGCGCGCCCAGCCAGGCCGGGTGGGTCAGCACGCCAGCGCGCTCCTTGGCGGGCAGCGTCACCCAGCGAGCGGCCTGGGTGTCGGCGATGGTCTGCTCGGTGCCATAGGGATGACCGGTGTAGCGCACCGTGTTCTCGTAGTTCGCGACGTTGACCGTCGAGGCCAGGAAGAACGTCCGCGTGGTGAGCAGGGTCTCGAGCACGTCCACGTCGGCCACCACGACCCGCGCGACGAGGTCGTCCAGTTGCTGCACCATCGTCGACTCGTATCCGTAGTAGCCGGACATCAGGTTCCCGAACGACATCTCGCTGGTGCCGCTGATGGGACCTCCATTGTCATCCCAGGCCGAGGTCGCCGAGGGACGCTCCTTGAAGACGCTGGCGACGTGGGCGTAGCCCAGCCACTCACGGAAGAAGCCGGACAGGCCGTCCGCGAGCCAGTACTGGCCACGGCGCGTGCGCCACAGCTCGCTGTTGTAGTCCTGCACCAGGTCGAAGCGCGTCGGATCCGTGCCTCCCGCGTTGCGGCGGAAGAGGCGCTCGACCGTGGTGTCGTCGCGGATGCTGCCATCGCGCGCGGCCGCGGTGATGTCCGCCAGGTGTCCGTCGGGACCGGCGGAGTAGTAGGGCCAGGTCCAGAGCGGTGTCGCGCCGGGCGCGCGGCTGCCCACGGCATAGGAGAGCTGCTGCGCGAGCTCCCACGGGCCGAGCTCCGCGCGACCGGCCTCCTGTGTCCCGAGTTCCTCGCGGAAGAGCGCACCCGTCGTCAACCACGCGGCATTGGAGACGCGGACGATGGATGCCGTGCGGATGGCCTCCCCGGTGCCCGACTCCTGCGAGAGCACGGTGGTGGCGAAGGCCCGCAGGCGATCCACCTCGTCGGTGCGCGGCGGGCGGTGGAGCACCCCGCGCTCGAGGAAGACGGAGACGAAGTTCCGGACGCACGCGGCCGAGGGCCGGTTGTCGTGGAACATGCAGCGCAGGGAAACGTCCTCGCGCACCCACTCGAGGCGGTTGCTCCCGGTGTACGGCCCGGCCCACGGGGAACCTGCCTCGGCGACGATGGGAAGGAAGAGCTCCACCGTGGCCTCGTCCAAGGTCTCGTCGGTGGCCCAGGTGCTGTACTGCTCGCCGGCGCTGGGGTCGAAGGGGTTGTCGTAGAAGCTGAAGCCGGTCCAGCTCCGCGTGACGGCCCCACCCACGTTGCGTGTCCACTCCCAGCGGTTGAGTCGGCGCAGCCGCGTGGGCGCGTCCGACACGACGCCGGGGGTGCAGGCGAAGAGTTCGTCCTGAGGGATGAGGTTGGGGGAGGGGAGGGGGGTCGTCCCACCGTCGGAGGAGGTCTCCCCGCAGGAAGGCATGCCCTCGGCGACCCAGGCCGCGAGGACGGCCACCTCCCGTTGTGTGGCCGGGGTCTCGGGCGAGGGGGGCATGGGCTTCACGGCATCCCGCATGCGGAGCAGGGCCCGCTCGGCGTTCGTCTGGGTGCTGTCACTGGCCGCGGGGGTCCGCATCGCCTGCAACGTGGCGAGCGACATGGGCGCCCCCGCGCTGGGCACCGCCCCGTGGCAGCTTGTGCAGCGCGTGGCCAGCAGTTCCTGGACCTCGCACGCGGAGGCGGAGGCTGGCACCCCGCCATCCGTCGTTCCCCCTCCGTCCTCTTTGCATCCGGTGAGCATCAGGACGCCGAGCAGCAGTACGCGCTTGGTCATGGTCCAGAGCATCCGCCGGGCAAGTCACCGGATGCAATGACGGTGGGCTGGCTTGACGTCACGGGCCGGTGGCGCCGGACCGGAGGGACCGACCTCGCGCGGGCCGTGCATGCTCGCCCTGGTTCAACACCCTCTCAGGCGAGCGGGGCAAAGCCGTCCGCGGCGGGGTCGTAGCGCATGAGCGCCATCGCCTCGAGATCGAAGTACCACCCGTGGAGGGTCAGCTTGTCCGCCTGCACGCGGCGCTGGATCCAGGGGAAGGTCATCAGGTTGTCGAGCGAGGCGACCACCCCGCGCTTCTCGCAGGCCCGCTGCCGTGCCTCGCCGTCCACGTTCCCCACCTCGGCGAGCGCCCGGTCCCGCGCCTCGGAGGCCATGGTGATCCACGGCGCGAGGAAGTGCGCTTCCTTGTGCACCCAGGGCGAGCCCTCGATGAGCGCCCGGATGCCACCGCACCCGAAGTGCCCCAGCACGATGATCTGGGAGACCTCGAGCCCCCGCACGGCGAACTCCAGCGCGGCGCTGGTGCCATGGTACTTGCCGCCCGACTCGCACGGAGGCACCAGGTTGGCCACGTTGCGGATGACGAAGAGATCTCCCGGAGCGGCGTCCAGGATGATGGCTGGATCCACGCGCGAGTCGCAGCAGGCCACCACCGCCACCTTGGGCGATTGCCCTTCGGTGGTCAGCCGACGGAGCAACTCGGGGGAGTGGGAGTAGTGGTGCCGCTTGAAGACGCGGAAG from Melittangium boletus DSM 14713 includes the following:
- the bshC gene encoding bacillithiol biosynthesis cysteine-adding enzyme BshC; this encodes MASSFSASWLRGDPRALEFLPDHFRHRAARAEAVSAAASRTVAPALHAALVARQSRLAPSPSRERNLELLARPGTTVVVTGQQVGLFLGPLFTIYKAASAIVAARALAEETGRPCVPVFWLQTEDHDLPEIDHTFIPSAAGALLRVALDVPDAAQSRTPVAHRRLGASVTGALATLRAELGGQSHADEHLALLERAYHPEAAMADAFAEVLSTLFADEGLVFLDPRDPRLAPLSAPLHRRAIEEATAIASGLAERGGALGAAGFSEQVHIRPGSPLGFFSPDGLEGARYRLDPASTPGTWSLVGHPEGASVTTPQLLSWLEREPLRFTTSALLRPLLQDTWLPTAAYVGGPGEIAYFAQLAPLYAHLGLPMPLVVPRARFRVIDDRVRRLLDRLGLAPEDAAAPRDALLARIAARDTGQDFEPPEAIEARLVSAFASELARLGERTASFEPGFARALSRTDKTVRGGISRLVARYGRAIAQRDQVTLERVDRLRAYLSPDGAPQERIHGLPYYACRFGSQAFTRRVLDACVPFLGDLKDLKP
- the bshB1 gene encoding bacillithiol biosynthesis deacetylase BshB1, which translates into the protein MSTSESAYGLEVLAFGPHPDDVELFCGGLLARMAGLGHRTGIVDLTRGEKSSRGTPETRAAETDAASRVLGLTLRENLGLPDGWLDPWAGFEAPETERTRSAPVARVVEVLRRLRPELVLVPWQHERHPDHEATSALVTRALFFASVRKFETEPPSASFTPRQVLYYPMRHLAEPSFVVDVTAAHERKMAAIRCYASQVEARVDGPQTLVGSPLSLTSLEARDRFYGARIGVSHGEPYVLRETLGLIDPVEHFRRNSFARPLFFPEPR
- the bshA gene encoding N-acetyl-alpha-D-glucosaminyl L-malate synthase BshA, with the translated sequence MSDRLNLAITCFPTFGGSGMVATEIGLAMADRGHRVHFIARDLPVRLHGMTRKVVFHEVAESDYPALAHSGTYPLALASKMIEVASYEPLDILHVHYAVPHATAAWMAREVLGDKAPRIVTTLHGTDTTLVGIDPTYLPITRFSILRSDAVTTPSAFLRRATWEGFGIPPETFPIDVIPNFVDTDCYAPIRDRAHLRQLFSDLGDDEPVLLHVSNFRPVKRIGDVVSVFAGVHRERPCRLVMIGDGPERSPAERRVRELGLEDRVAFLGKQERFVELLAAADVFLLPSEQESFGLAALEALSCGIPVVASDVGGIPEQIEHGVWGYLAPVGDVEAMARHVLSLVRDPERWRLFSRNARQHVLERFQLAPAIDRYEAIYRRLLAGTSPR
- a CDS encoding DUF2911 domain-containing protein, translated to MKKFLGCTVAVLVALTTSPALAQLELPAPSPAAKVMQVVGLTEISVDYSSPAVKGRKIWGGLVPWEQVWRTGANQATRITFKRDVTFGGKPVPAGTYSIVSVPSDKGWTVALNKDLGLFSGGKPYDAKEDVVRVSATTSEIPHRERLTFLFSNTTDDQTSLDLEWEKLRVSVPIQAHTAAQAQENIKAAVNGSWRSLANAGRYVADTSKDYPTALKYLDNSLAIQSHWYNNWIKADILARAGKYAEARKFAQTAWDLGQKDENFFFKDAVAKALVDWKGKK
- a CDS encoding DUF4112 domain-containing protein — encoded protein: MSSSSDQEVLVRVRGLARLLDTSIRLPGGFRIGWDAVLGLVPGVGDGAGALLSAYIVLQAVRLGASREVLTRMVGNVALEALVGAMPVLGDVFDAAFKANVRNVHLLEAHLAAPSSTRRASRAWVVGVVVVLLALFSLAMVLAILAVRALLSVGGSD
- a CDS encoding YciI family protein, encoding MPEITWRFRLGSGGKKAESKDGKPITDGVFPESKEFLAGYWIVDVESPERAYEIAAQASAAPGPGGVPLNMAIEVRQVMSGPPPELL
- a CDS encoding DUF1552 domain-containing protein encodes the protein MMKRRTLLRGLGAGLFAPFMKEAFARAVTPSRLVLVLECNGIYPQAFLTTRARNALGAAAIGSRHLFSHVYPAKPLVLQGDALSSALCLGPLAASAGNSSLEQRSAVVLGLSSTIAGGGHSSGTGALSCAVHGAGATLDAVLAPRLKRNAPFDALRLGTSSARVSIVYETCSHGPRKPAGILVNPALAYDSTFGSLIGGAATGRDRGQLFDFARDDVKAALATFRGNSNERLKLERYLTSLESLRSREDVLRSMADQVRPLLPPPPAENPLLRDPSNPPDSLAWIEAQFQIATASLLGGLTHLVVLASGTSGFDVSYPSSIAGEARHNLQHGIDAGGNWNAIAAVTRRHVELVARLARTLEATPEVGASGSMLDHTAIVFMSDNGEQHHSTAREWPMLLVGGNALGLKTDGRTVVFPEEGKASNRQVSNLFNSLGHAFGDSSFDTFGQEGTARITPGPLSELYG
- a CDS encoding DUF1588 domain-containing protein, which translates into the protein MTKRVLLLGVLMLTGCKEDGGGTTDGGVPASASACEVQELLATRCTSCHGAVPSAGAPMSLATLQAMRTPAASDSTQTNAERALLRMRDAVKPMPPSPETPATQREVAVLAAWVAEGMPSCGETSSDGGTTPLPSPNLIPQDELFACTPGVVSDAPTRLRRLNRWEWTRNVGGAVTRSWTGFSFYDNPFDPSAGEQYSTWATDETLDEATVELFLPIVAEAGSPWAGPYTGSNRLEWVREDVSLRCMFHDNRPSAACVRNFVSVFLERGVLHRPPRTDEVDRLRAFATTVLSQESGTGEAIRTASIVRVSNAAWLTTGALFREELGTQEAGRAELGPWELAQQLSYAVGSRAPGATPLWTWPYYSAGPDGHLADITAAARDGSIRDDTTVERLFRRNAGGTDPTRFDLVQDYNSELWRTRRGQYWLADGLSGFFREWLGYAHVASVFKERPSATSAWDDNGGPISGTSEMSFGNLMSGYYGYESTMVQQLDDLVARVVVADVDVLETLLTTRTFFLASTVNVANYENTVRYTGHPYGTEQTIADTQAARWVTLPAKERAGVLTHPAWLGAHGGNFEDDPSAVHRGKWIRENLLCDWVPPLSSVKVVAQVGPHAPDKNARRRLEEATASTACQGCHVLMNPLGLPFETYNHAGYLRRRDHAPDGGWSPPDGTSVLTGMPDPALNGPVRDAVELSEKLAGSRHVKRCFVRQAFRYYVGRPENQTDACTLTQMEQAYDANNGSFLSMVGALMKSETWKTRRVPGEAE
- a CDS encoding carbonic anhydrase, which translates into the protein MAANEIDWLLDGFRVFKRHHYSHSPELLRRLTTEGQSPKVAVVACCDSRVDPAIILDAAPGDLFVIRNVANLVPPCESGGKYHGTSAALEFAVRGLEVSQIIVLGHFGCGGIRALIEGSPWVHKEAHFLAPWITMASEARDRALAEVGNVDGEARQRACEKRGVVASLDNLMTFPWIQRRVQADKLTLHGWYFDLEAMALMRYDPAADGFAPLA